The region ATGCATTATCCTTTCATGCATCATGGCATGTTTTTTCATAACTCAGGCTATATGGGTTTTGTCATGAAAACTTAAATAAATGATGTTGTTTTAAAGACTATTATGATTTATAGGAACGAAATAAACACATTATTagatataattcaaaattttggatttaggtattaattttgtatttttttcaattttaacgCGTTATAGTCAAAGTCATCTAGTCATTCGGACTGAATAATTAGCGACActaactttaaattaaaaaaatagtaagagtttaaattttatatagtaaTGAGATATTAACTCTACACTCTTCTTTTGACTTGTTctatttacaaataaaaaaaatatgatattgtttataaaaattaatataaataacgtacaaagaaatgcaaattttaaataatttttcttaaagtGAATATGATTGGTAGTCATCATGTAAGGTAAGTGGTTTTTAAGGAATTCAAAATACACAACTTTTTGTTTAAGTAGGaaatattttggtaattaaGAGAGAACCCCTTATATTGTTAAAATGGGATGATCTATGAAAAGTggttttttggaaaaaaatacttGGATTTGAccccaaaaaaaacatacttgGAAAAGActcatgtatacatatatacacacaaaatagTTGATACCATTGGTAGTGGAGGTAACATGATTGttctttgttatatatataatattcaagtTAAGATGTATGATTGTCACATTGGACTgggaatatttaattattttaaaaaataattttatgttaatCGAATCTTGTGGACCTTATACAAAAAAGGGATAAAATAAGTGAATAATgaaattatacatttttaagggttataaaaagaaatgattttCAATTGAGGATTTTATAGGGGTTATTTTGCAAAATTCACAGTCAATTTCAACGGAGCAGCCACACGAGTCTGCCCTTAATCCCTCTCGTCGAAGCATCCCGTTTATCCGGTGAGCCCTAAAACCTTTTTCTTACTGATTTCGTCTGTTTTTAAACCCTAAAAGATGTTTGTTATATGAAATTAGGTCGTTTTCGCTCAATCCCTGTGCATCCCTATGGAtttgggtgtttttttttacGTATTTTGGTTCAATTTTTGGTTTAGATTCAATGCAAAACTTCAGAagattttatttgttctttattatgttgttaatcgtccaaaaaattcaactTTTCCTTCCAATGAGGCTTCTGGATGATATCAAATGATGTATTGAATCCAATTGGATCTTGTTCTTCATTCACCTTGTCTTTTTTTCCCCATGTGATTATGGTGTTTAGGGTTTGTAGTTTCTCTAGATCTAGAAAGTTATAATCCAAGTGTTAGAACTGGAACAATGGTCATTTTAGTATTTCAGTCTATTATTAGCACTGAAATCTTTGTATTCATGGTTCATACTTTGCCTAGAGTTCAATTAACCTTGTAATTTGTAATTGTTCACTTTAGTCTGAATGTGTTATCCGTTAGAAAGTTACAATATTCAGTTACTCGGAAATGAGAATTTGAAGTAATTCTTGTTTATTATAGATTTAATCATGAATTCCAAATATAGCCAAAATCAAATGTCATGTTATGCATATGTTGAAGTTCTTTCATCTTACATGTTTGCCTATTCCTGTGAATTCTAAGTAAACAAATCTTTTTCATTAACTGAGAATTAAGCGCTATGATGATGATTATATActttaatcttgttttcattATTGTTCATTTAAGCCAGGAATGGATTTGcttctaatttttctatttGGTATGAATATGTTGTTTGTTAGAAAGATAGAATATTCAGTTAAGAAGTAttgcatatttaatatttatggtATATTGAGTGGCACATGCCTAATATATACGGACACTGAATGTTttgttatgtatatatgttgatATTATTTCATCATCTTTGCCTGCAAAACAATGTTCTTTGTATACTGATATTTTAGGCTATGCAGGTACTTTGGAAATCAGTTAGCAAAGGGTCATGGCCAAGCATCATCCTGACCTGATCATGTGCAGGAAGCAACCAGGAATTGCCATCGGACGGCTCTGCGAGAAAGACGATGGCAAGTGCGTCATCTGTGACTCGTATGTTCGCCCATGTACGCTGGTACGAGTATGTGATGAATGCAACTATGGTTCATTCCAGGGCAGGTGTGTCATCTGTGGTGGTGTTGGAATATCGGATGCTTATTACTGTAAGGAATGCACACAAATGGAGAAAGACCGCGATGGATGCCCCAAGATTGTCAACCTGGGCAGTGCCAAGACTGACCTCTTCTATGAGCGAAAAAAATACGGTTTCAAGAAACGATGACACTGGAATTGAATATGAAATTTGTTGATGCTCGATGGTCATATTCCGGATGTATGAACTTTTAAGTTTTTACTGCATTCCtagtatttttcttcttgttgtgagAACTGAATTAATGTTGCTCTATGATCAAAAGTTTTCAGTTAAAGCTGTGCTCTTGGCCTGCAGTAATGTACGCAGACATCAAAACTTAAGTTTTATAAGATAATTGCTTGAAGTTACTGATTAATGGTGGTTCTGTCAAGGTTAACCTATTGTTATTATACACTGTCTTTACTGCAAAAAATTACTCTTTGGAGAACAGGTGATGCTTTCAAGGATCTCATGTATAAAAGCAAAGAACATAAATtcctgcaaaaataaaaacagacgAGGATTTGCTTGAGTTACTCCTTTAGATATTATTGcataaaaatcattattcatatgTTCAATGTACAACCACGCTTGCCTTCATTGAAGAACTTTAACATCAATTATCACATTTCCAACAAACAAACCATAAGTTTGTAAATTACTCACATCTGTACACTCTTTGTATTCTgtggaaacaaaaaaataaaatggatacGAAGgggataaaaaagaaagaagaaaaatctcTCGCAAATCTCCAGCCTTACTATACATGTCAAAGGACATTGGTATCACAATCAAACAGTGGATCTCCATTGCAGCAGTTTATGAGCTCTTACTTACAGATATCCAACTCATATACTTCAAACAAAAGTTAGAAGAAGCCATGAAAAGGAATAATATCACCCCCAAATGCTTGTTTTGCTTCCAAATTTCAAACCTGCAATAGAAAATAACATTAACTTTAAATATTATGCATTATCTTGTAATACTcatattcagaaaaaaaaatgcagaaaCACTGATTTTGAGTTCGGAATGCTTTTTAAAAGGCAAACAATTTGTCAATCCGCCAGTTTCTCACAAAATTCAGAATATTGTTTCAGAAAAAATCAGATTcaaagacacacacacacacatattatacacatatatgtataaatttagTTCAGAAGTTAATGGTTAATTCAAGATTAACTTACTCTGTGAAGCAAACTATAAAGCATGTCAAGAGTTGGTGGTGGTTTATCCAAGTATGATGTCTCATTGTCCTTTGTGTTATACAGTGAGTTCCTTTTGTATTGTGAAGCGAAGATTTATCTATGCTATCGACTTGTTTTAGCAGTCAATTGAAAAATCGAGTTACTTCTCTGTACAATTGTTCTCCTTCAAATGGTTTTGAGACATAACCATCCATTCCACATTTCCTGCATTCTTCCTGTGTGGCCTGAATTACATCTGCAGTCATGGCTAATATCGGTACATGCCAGCGCAATGCATTGCCAAGATCTGCTTCTCCATGATTTATGCGGTCATTTGCATCACTTTCCATTTTACGAATAATCCTAGTAGCTTCAAAGctgcaataattaattaaatgaaacaTAAATCACTAATTCTTTTCTGAAACAAAGGAtgcaaaaaatcaaaagaaaacatacccATCTGTTTCTGGCATCTGAATATCCATGAAACAGGCATCGAATTTGTGGGGTGGTTCCAGCAGCTTGATCGCCTCTTTGCCACTATCAGCACAGGTTACCTCTGCCCCATATTTCTTCAGAGCGCCAGCAGCTACTCTAAGATTCACTTTATTGTCATCCACAACTAGAATATGCTTACCGTCAAGAAGATTACATAAAGACGAACGAGGAATATCCCCATTCCCGAAGCTTTCTTTTTCTCCGAGGCCCATTGCTCGTCTCAAATGAACTGCAAGCATACTTGCTCTGAGGGGTTTTGTGATCACTGTCAGAATACTTTCCAAAGAGTTTGAGGACTTGGTCTTTGTAAAGCTTGTAGGATTATCCAAGAGAAAAAGTTTTGGCATTGAGGACTGGTTCCCCATTTTCAATACATTGATAAGAAGAGGCCAAAGATCAGCATCCCTTGGCCAAGCCTCCTTGTCAATAAGCATCATGTTGACAACAGACTTTCCATTATTCATTAGCCTCAGAAAAGCTTGATAGAGATCAGTGACAAGTTCAACATGAATTCCAAGCCTTCGAAGATGATATCTTGCCACCTTAGCACGAGATGGCCTGTGATCTACCACCCATGCTCGCATTCCTTGAAACTCCCGTGATTTGTACTCACCGGAGTTTGCATGGCCTCTTGTGAGGACTGCAGTGAAGGTGAAGGTGGAACCCACATTTGGTTCACTCACAAAACCGATTTCTCCCTTCATGAGACCAACCAAACACTTGCTGATGCTTAATCCAATGCCGGTGCCTCCATGAACACGTGAAGTTGAAGAACCAACCTGCATGTAAGGGGTGAATACGCGCGATTGGGCACCTTGGGGGATCCCTGTGCCCGTGTCTTCAACCGATACAATTAGATTTATTAGATCGGAGGATGTTGACAAGAAAGCATGTGGAAATACAGGCGTATCTTGGGCTGAATATTTTGAAGTTTTCCCAACTGTGTCTTCGGTCTGCCACTGGCAAACCACTCAAGGTGTTCATGGACTGAAAATCAGCTTCTGCTTCTGTTAAACATATCACCTCCTCAACTAGATCGACACTAACAAAGATGTGTCCTTTCTCCGTGAACTGagataaatacaaaaaacaatCAGTGACTTTTTTGAAGAATGTAGCAACTAGCTATTAAGCATAAACAATGTTCTACTTACTTTAACAGAATTCCCAATGAGATTGGTGATTATCTGCCGAATTCTCCCAGGATCACCAATTAGAACTTCAGGTACCTTGTCAGAAACATATACAGCCAACTGTTCTTCCCAACAATACATCACATGAATAGCAAAATAATCAAGATCAAGAAGACATAAAGGAAGAAAACATGAAGATAATATGAATTGTAGGTTGTTGGTGTTTGTCAATCACCTCTATCCCTTTTTCTTGAGACTTGCCATAGAAAAGTGATAAGACATCATCTAAGAGTATCCGCAAATCGAATCGCACGTACTCGAGCTCATGGTTTCCAGATTCAATCTTTGCCTGATCCAAAACCTCATTTATTAACGAAACCAAAGCTTTGCCACTGGCTTGTGCAGTTCTCACATAATCCTGCTGTGTAATATCCAGCTCAGTATCCATAAGCATTTGAAGCATGCCTGAAAAGGAAACAATACCATGATGTATCACCAAACCGAAGCTCACTCTGATGAAAGAAAGATGCAACAAACATTCATACAGTTAACATCCTCACCTAAGACACCATTCATTGGAGTTCTGATCTCATGAGAAACAGTTGCCAAGAACTGCAGAACAATCAAGTCAACTTCCTTAAGAATGCCTCACAAACATGCCTTGCATGAAATATACCCGGTGGAAATTACCTGAGATTTAGCAACATCTGCATCCTCCGCCTGCTTTTTAAGTTCCATCATCTTCCTATAGTCATCTTCCACCTTTGCAATACGATTAACCGTTGCATGGAATATATGCCCAATTAGTAACGCGATCACAAGAGTTCCAATGGATGTTGTTATTTCAAGCCATGGAAACGGCGGCTTGTGTGTGAAACTGTTGAAATATGTATTGCATTGCAGTACCTTAGTACATCATTCAGTCTTTTACacagcaaaaaaataaaaaaaaaacgaaaactCTGTTTTACAGGGGATTTTACCTGCAATGCATTTCATGCTTTCTCAATGGGTCCCCAAAATGAAGGATGCTTTTATGGTACATAGCATCGCCCGTCAGGTTTGTACCATACATACTAATAGGTTTAACAGGATCAGTGGTATCATACACATTGACAATGATTGATTGCTTACATGCTAGTTGGTGAAGCAACTTATCAACCAGCGATTCGATGTCAAAAATGCCACCTATGTACCTTGAtgtcaaataaatcaaatcaaacttcTAAATGATAAACTTCCAAGCAGggaatttcattttattttggacttctgCAGTTACCCAATAGCCACTCGGATACGGTCAGCAGGGGTTGCATTTGAAGGTAGTTCTGTACTGTAGACTGCAAATGTTAAAATAACTCCAAGGCGATTTGATTTTAGCAGCCGAAAAGGAGCCGTTAGGACCCCTTTTCCAGATTCTCTCGAGCGCAGAATGTTCTCATGATCTTCCTGCAAACAAGGATAATCTAATGTAAGATTGTTATAAAGGAAAACAGACATGTTGGTCATTGACTCTAAATCTTGTCAAGTGTTTTGAACAGTACTGCTCGTTAGGAAATGTGCAAATTCATTTGCAGTAAAAATACTTCAGTGCTGGAAGAgattaaacaattatatttcAGTTACTGTAAGAGCTTAAATCTGGTGACATGAACAAGCCAACAACCGCTATAAATGACATCACACTGAAAAAAGCTTATATTATCTCTTTTATCCTTCACTGAACAACCTCATTTTATCAGAAAATATCTTGACTGATGATGATAGTGATGCAAAAATAGCTTGTGAAACACTCTAAATACACTTAAATGCTTCTTATGATATAACTAGAGTAGGTAAGGTATGAAATAGGTCTATCTCAATTTTTGCTATCACCTTTAAGAACATTATTAACCTACcaacttgaaaaaaataaaaggtccTGAATTGTTATCAGACTAAATAAAACCCATTACAAAGAGGAACATTCACTGATTTACAAAGAAGGAAGATCAAGTAGAATGTAATCAATGAAGAAATTCGAAGTTACCATCTCATAAAGTGGTTAAtgttatacacacacacacacacacacacacatatatatatatatatattcctcgATTAGCAATTTCagtcaaataaagaaaattctGGCATGATAAATATCAAAACGAAGAAATAAGAGATTACCTTTCCAGACAACATATCGAAAGAAATAACATGTGAAACAGTGTCCTGTGCGAAGATCACTGGAGCATATTCCTCTTGAACGGGTGATGTTTCCAGGGTCTCAGGGGCCAAGCCATCTTCACGGGCGGGTAACTGGTCTTCAGTATCCATTCTCTTAATAGACCACCCTTGCTGCTTCTCAAATCGCTCCCTTTCAGAATGCAGCACCTTTACGGCATAAGCCACACCACTAGTCAATGGCCTCTCGAAAGCAGTTCTTTCGGTGTATCTTGCAAACGTTCTCTGCATAAAAAGGATTTCAGTCTCCAATACATTTAATCATATAAACACTTCATTCTAATCCAAGATTCGATATCATAACTTTTTCACAAAGCCTAAATTCCGGAGAATCAAAGCAGCTTTTTTATCCAGATACTCATTGAGTGATTCTAAACAAATTGAGCTGAGCACAATAGAATCATTCACAGAATGTATTTATCATATGGTCCCAAAAATAGCACCAAATCATGCAGCTCTTAACAGAAATAGAAAAAGTCACAGAAAGGAGAAAATCAATTACCTGATCAATTGCAGAAGGATCTTTGGAATGGTGGAATGTTGAAACCAGGATTGCCAAGGCCTGTATATGATTCATGCTGACATTGAATTGATCTTGAAGCATTCGAGCACGCTCATCGCACATATTTGCCAGCAACTCCTTTCTCTTTTCGACGGCCTGCGAGCACATGAACCAGAAAATCCATGCAGACCCCAAGAGCCAGCCAACAACCCACAGTATTAGGAGCTTCTTCCACCATGATTCTCTAAGCTTCTTCCACCCAAAGCAATGGGTATAACGATGGTTATTCCAGGTTTTCAGTGAGAAAATTTCAGGCAGTTCAATAAAAAACCGGCTTTTATCACTGAGAAAGCTGGTCTTTTGATCCATAAAATCAGTTCTCAAGAACCAGTTCATGGAGATCTCAGAACAAAGCCCACAGCAGACCATCAAAACAAAGTACAGGACCACCAAATCAGATCCCAGAGCTAAGAGATTGCTCATCTAAAGAATGAACCAAACATTAATATGATCTTCAGaccaccaagaagaagaagaacaatcaAAGTAGAGTTGAAACCTATCTTGATTTTCAATCAAGCAACACATGGagcatttccaaaaaaaaataaaaataaatgaaaataaatccaAACCCAAAGAGCACACAGAACCCTTTGCTAGATCCAAATTTGAGCAACGAGATAAAGATCTAGGTTGAAGGGCCAAGTCTCAAGCAACTGATATAAAGGATTCTATCAGGATAAAACCCTCATAAGGCACAAACATAAACTCGCCAAGGGCCCCAACATAAAAGGAACAAACTTTTGCAATCCAAACTCTGTGTAAACTTCCACCACTCTTAAAATCCTCAGCGGGATCCAATTTTGAAAACTGAAATAAGGATCTGGGAAGCAAACTAGCTAAACTAACTAACAACCCCAAACAAATTCATCAAGAGCagcaccaaaagaaaaaaagaaaaaaaaacaaacaaactgaGCTACTGAACAAGATTCAACCTTTCAgctataaaaaagaaaaaagatctaAACTTGGGAAGTGAACTGGACTAAGCGTTGGCAGAGATGAAAGAAAGGAGAGGAAGGAGAACATCATGATTGGAAAGGAGTCCGGATTCATGGGTTTTATGAAAGCAGATTCCTACTGATGATGTTTGATG is a window of Dioscorea cayenensis subsp. rotundata cultivar TDr96_F1 chromosome 5, TDr96_F1_v2_PseudoChromosome.rev07_lg8_w22 25.fasta, whole genome shotgun sequence DNA encoding:
- the LOC120262314 gene encoding PHD finger-like domain-containing protein 5A, with translation MAKHHPDLIMCRKQPGIAIGRLCEKDDGKCVICDSYVRPCTLVRVCDECNYGSFQGRCVICGGVGISDAYYCKECTQMEKDRDGCPKIVNLGSAKTDLFYERKKYGFKKR
- the LOC120262313 gene encoding LOW QUALITY PROTEIN: probable histidine kinase 3 (The sequence of the model RefSeq protein was modified relative to this genomic sequence to represent the inferred CDS: deleted 1 base in 1 codon) — encoded protein: MQASVCIMMSNLLALGSDLVVLYFVLMVCCGLCSEISMNWFLRTDFMDQKTSFLSDKSRFFIELPEIFSLKTWNNHRYTHCFGWKKLRESWWKKLLILWVVGWLLGSAWIFWFMCSQAVEKRKELLANMCDERARMLQDQFNVSMNHIQALAILVSTFHHSKDPSAIDQRTFARYTERTAFERPLTSGVAYAVKVLHSERERFEKQQGWSIKRMDTEDQLPAREDGLAPETLETSPVQEEYAPVIFAQDTVSHVISFDMLSGKEDHENILRSRESGKGVLTAPFRLLKSNRLGVILTFAVYSTELPSNATPADRIRVAIGYIGGIFDIESLVDKLLHQLACKQSIIVNVYDTTDPVKPISMYGTNLTGDAMYHKSILHFGDPLRKHEMHCSFTHKPPFPWLEITTSIGTLVIALLIGHIFHATVNRIAKVEDDYRKMMELKKQAEDADVAKSQFLATVSHEIRTPMNGVLGMLQMLMDTELDITQQDYVRTAQASGKALVSLINEVLDQAKIESGNHELEYVRFDLRILLDDVLSLFYGKSQEKGIELAVYVSDKVPEVLIGDPGRIRQIITNLIGNSVKFTEKGHIFVSVDLVEEVICLTEAEADFQSMNTLSGLPVADRRHSWENFKIFSPRYACIPHAFLSTSSDLINLIVSVEDTGTGIPQGAQSRVFTPYMQVGSSTSRVHGGTGIGLSISKCLVGLMKGEIGFVSEPNVGSTFTFTAVLTRGHANSGEYKSREFQGMRAWVVDHRPSRAKVARYHLRRLGIHVELVTDLYQAFLRLMNNGKSVVNMMLIDKEAWPRDADLWPLLINVLKMGNQSSMPKLFLLDNPTSFTKTKSSNSLESILTVITKPLRASMLAVHLRRAMGLGEKESFGNGDIPRSSLCNLLDGKHILVVDDNKVNLRVAAGALKKYGAEVTCADSGKEAIKLLEPPHKFDACFMDIQMPETDGFEATRIIRKMESDANDRINHGEADLGNALRWHVPILAMTADVIQATQEECRKCGMDGYVSKPFEGEQLYREVTRFFN